In the genome of Aureimonas sp. OT7, one region contains:
- a CDS encoding thioredoxin family protein has translation MRTRLLRNNAVASAEGVGCGIDADARRKNDQWTRRELLLGGLVVPVGLLATPSGMAAANPAAMVTDVASYRERLEQIARTHSFALIDIRADWCAVCHRIEREILAHPAVLQHLEAVPLVKVDVTAMDEGNRQLLSHLRASGPPTFFVVDAATGQEYNGTRSVGPFSRRDLMRRLRPFTR, from the coding sequence ATGCGGACGCGACTTTTAAGAAACAACGCCGTAGCGTCCGCGGAAGGTGTTGGATGCGGCATCGATGCTGATGCTCGACGCAAGAATGACCAATGGACCCGCCGCGAGCTTCTGCTCGGGGGCCTGGTGGTGCCGGTAGGATTGTTGGCGACTCCCAGCGGGATGGCCGCCGCCAATCCGGCTGCAATGGTCACGGACGTCGCTTCCTACCGGGAGAGACTGGAGCAGATCGCACGAACACATAGCTTCGCGCTCATCGACATCCGTGCGGATTGGTGCGCGGTGTGCCACCGCATTGAGCGGGAAATCCTCGCCCACCCTGCTGTGCTGCAACACCTTGAGGCTGTCCCTCTCGTCAAGGTGGACGTCACGGCGATGGACGAGGGAAACCGCCAGCTCCTCTCCCACCTTCGAGCGAGCGGCCCGCCGACATTCTTCGTCGTGGATGCAGCCACCGGACAGGAATACAACGGCACCCGTTCGGTCGGACCGTTCAGCAGGCGCGATCTCATGCGGCGGTTGCGGCCGTTCACCCGATAG